cTAGTTTATTAATCTTAAGAAACATATTCGTAATTTGGAATAAAAGAAGCATGAGATTTAGGATTTAAAACAATTCTATTATAACATACTATTTTAGTTTGTAGAGTTGTGTAGGGCAGTTTTTATATCgaatttaatagtttttaaaataaataaaaaaacaatattaaacAAGTTTTTAGGATTAAAAATACGTTACTTTAGTCTTTTGTATATACATTTATGATcgatcattattatttttttatattataactttaaaatgagtaaagaaataaaatttgaagaacacgaattttgtaaatttgagaaaaaactaattatctatttacttaaacaaattataaaattaaattaaatattgatgtccgtttaaaaaaacatattatcaACTGTACCGGCAGGCACCAGACGAACACACGTAGCCGACCGACCGACCGAACTCATAATAAATGTGAGGGTGCGTGACAAAACTAAGGTAGTTAAAATACAACTCTGAAAAATAAGGAATACGCGTGTGAAGATATattccccgggtattccggagcacgattggtaagacctatccataaccaccctaaGCCCAAGgggtagaaagcccattaggcaatcctataaatacggtgctcaagccagagaaaggtacgttttgaTTCGCTTACTAAACcacacttagaatctcatacttacttgagcgtcggagtgccttcgcaggtaccctcccctgcccgaccgaaggagacgCTAAGAAGGAGCGACCGACCGAAAGAGAAGAAGACCGACACGTCAGCAACTACACTAcatcaaccgaccgtgcctgggcctcatctctccactcaggtacaattggcgcccaccgtggggccgaggcaaatcttcaatctttgaagctataatggttgcaacaagaaacaacaacgaCGCTATGGCCGAACAAATGACTATGATTCAAACCCTCCAAACTCAAATGGAGGAACTGCGACAAAAGGGGATGGAAGACCATCGTCAACATGAAGAAGATAGACGCcgccaagaagaagaaatcgccttattgagagagcagaatgcacgACACCAACGACAGGTCGATAATCCCGAACGAGAAGGCCAATCCCATATGGCCGACCGAACCACCTCTCGCATACCTACACCGACCAATCCTACTTCCAGAGCTGAAACAGTCGAAAGAAAGTCAAGTAAAAGGGGTCATCCTTTTACAGACGAAATTATCACCACACCACTTCCTGACAAATGGAGAGGTCTCGCTATTAAACTCTATGACGgctcgaccgacccggacgagcatttaaatgtctacaagacgcaaatgactttgtataccACAGATAATAATGTGTGGTGTAAAGTTTTCCCCACGTCCCTTCAGGGAGAACCTCTTACCTGGTTTACAGAGCTGCCTCTGAACTCCATTGACGACTTTGACATCTTAGCCGAAAAATTCTCCACTCAATATGCCACCAGCCGACCGCATCACatgtcctccatgtctctcctaGCGGTACAACATGAAAAAGGTGAATCTCTCAGAACCTTTCTAGATAGGTTCAACAAAGCATGTATGCACATCCGAGGACTCAAGCAGGAAGTTGCATTGCACCATTTGGTCTCGGCCATCCGGCCGAGCCGTTTTACTGAGAGTCTCATCAAGAAGCCGCCTCAAGACATGGAAGACCTTCGAACTcgagcaaccaaattcatgcaaatcgaAGAACACATCGATTACCACCAACGGTTCAAAACCGTCGGATCCGGAGTCCTCAAAGACCAAACCCCGAACAAAGAAAGAGAAGTCGAGACCGAACGAATCGTCCGAACCACTCCAAGGTCCGACTGGAACAGAGGAGGCCGAGTCCCCAGGTTTAACAGTTACACCCCCTTAACTGTGCCGAGGGGACGAGCCCTAGACGAAGCACTACAAACAGACTTAATCCCGATATTGAAGCAATATCAAACGCCACCGAATGCAGATACCGCTAAGCATTGTCAATACCATCGAAACTTCGGCCACACGATCGAAGGATGTCAGGCGTTGAAGGAAAAAATCGAAGAGCTCATCCAGGCTGGTCATTTGAGGCAGTTCGTCAAGAGGACAAGGAATTCAAGATCC
The sequence above is a segment of the Phaseolus vulgaris cultivar G19833 chromosome 2, P. vulgaris v2.0, whole genome shotgun sequence genome. Coding sequences within it:
- the LOC137809517 gene encoding uncharacterized protein, producing MVATRNNNDAMAEQMTMIQTLQTQMEELRQKGMEDHRQHEEDRRRQEEEIALLREQNARHQRQVDNPEREGQSHMADRTTSRIPTPTNPTSRAETVERKSSKRGHPFTDEIITTPLPDKWRGLAIKLYDGSTDPDEHLNVYKTQMTLYTTDNNVWCKVFPTSLQGEPLTWFTELPLNSIDDFDILAEKFSTQYATSRPHHMSSMSLLAVQHEKGESLRTFLDRFNKACMHIRGLKQEVALHHLVSAIRPSRFTESLIKKPPQDMEDLRTRATKFMQIEEHIDYHQRFKTVGSGVLKDQTPNKEREVETERIVRTTPRSDWNRGGRVPRFNSYTPLTVPRGRALDEALQTDLIPILKQYQTPPNADTAKHCQYHRNFGHTIEGCQALKEKIEELIQAGHLRQFVKRTRNSRSPPRSTDHPSRGVDRSYRNDYKRRTDHSQASRKRSESPIRRTRARSTSPDRNTRPRQRVREVINMIARPVNLGEPNHEANYIAGGFAGGGCSNSARKKHLRDIQSAHATTRRRPHIPPITFTDDDFTAIDPAQDDPMIITVEIDKFAIAKTLVDQGSSVDILYWEIFKKMRIPESDIQPYNEQIVGFSGERVDTKGYIDLYTTFGEEDGLHKTINVRYLLVNAQTSYYILLGRPSINRLKAIVSTPHLAMKFPSATNDIATIHVDQKTARECYVASLKSEPTRRLYTTESHKNEDDPPLGVPDDTCPVVR